A region of the Acidobacteriota bacterium genome:
GACCGGGTCAGACTTGCTGGTCAGAACCGACGCGAACACTTCGGCGCTGAGCCTGAGATGACGGGGATCGCGCAACGCCGCGCGCACGGCATACCAGGCAATTTTCACAACCGCGCGCCGCATCACGTCGCGCGAGAAACTCCCGGCGTCGTGGGCGACGGTCACAAAACCCACGGGCCGACCGCGGGCGACTGCCACGAGGTTGATCCCATGCTCCGATGTGAAGGCGGTGGGATAGTGCACCCGCTCGAGGAAATCGAGGCCCAGTGACGGGAGAAAATCATCGGGCAGCGCGTGGTAATGGATCGCGGCAACAGCTGGAATCTCGTCGAGGGTCGCCTGGCGGACGGTGACCTCGGGTCGCGCCAATGGCTCCCTGCCCATCAGGCGACGCGGGCATCCGTGGCCCCGACGGTCCGCGGCAGGACGTTGACCTGCGCTACCACCCGCGCGCGCGCAGCATCTGACAAGTCCGGATGCACCGGTAAGTTGATCGTATGGCGGCTATTCGAAAGCGAATTCGGGAACTCGCTCTCGGCCGCGGGTCCGTACTCGGGCAGGTGCGGCATGCTGTACTCAATCAACTGACCGAGTTGCACGCCGGCCGCCAGAAAGTGCTTCAAGGTCTCATCGCGATTGGCCACGCGGATGGGAAAATGCGAATAGCTGGTGCCGGGCACCTCTGGGGGGATCACCCAATCGGCCGGCGGGCGCAGGTTGGCGCGGTAGAATCGCGCGTGCTCGCGGCGCCGCGCGGCGAACCCCCGGTAGCGAGCGAGCTGCGCCAGCCCGACCTGTGCTTCCACATCGCTCATCAAGTCGAGCGCATCGGGCGGAAGCCGGATCAGGCCATCAAGGTGGTAGGCCTTGGTCAGGCCGTCGAGCAGCGGCGTCTCGTCCTGCAGCCACCGGACGAAGCCATAGCATGGCGGGCTGAATGCTATGGTCGAGGCCACGAGATAGGCCTGCTGGCCGCGCCGTTTCCCACCCGAAGACTGCGTAAAGTGCGTGTCCCGGTACTGCCTGATCGAGGCGGCCAGCTCCGC
Encoded here:
- a CDS encoding GNAT family N-acetyltransferase, with the translated sequence MARPEVTVRQATLDEIPAVAAIHYHALPDDFLPSLGLDFLERVHYPTAFTSEHGINLVAVARGRPVGFVTVAHDAGSFSRDVMRRAVVKIAWYAVRAALRDPRHLRLSAEVFASVLTSKSDPVKGEIFLIAVDREWRGLGVGQALVQATLDHLARHHVNRCRTKTLAANHGVIAMYAKFGWSVRERFALIGREYVTIVSPEIHGAKSKC
- a CDS encoding DegT/DnrJ/EryC1/StrS aminotransferase family protein, whose translation is MIPRFKPAITTAELTAAMRPQPDAVPRFEQAFAAQFGASHGIAFNYGRGGLFALCKALGLSGAEVIIPAYTCSVVAHAVVVSGNRCRFVDSETGGYNMDLQQLEAAIGADTRMVLATHLFGIPADIDRIQSIVDRAAATWGHKIWIVQDCAHSFGAEWNGRAVTAAADVALFGLGISKVMTSIFGGMLTTNNAELAASIRQYRDTHFTQSSGGKRRGQQAYLVASTIAFSPPCYGFVRWLQDETPLLDGLTKAYHLDGLIRLPPDALDLMSDVEAQVGLAQLARYRGFAARRREHARFYRANLRPPADWVIPPEVPGTSYSHFPIRVANRDETLKHFLAAGVQLGQLIEYSMPHLPEYGPAAESEFPNSLSNSRHTINLPVHPDLSDAARARVVAQVNVLPRTVGATDARVA